A stretch of DNA from Microthrixaceae bacterium:
AGTAGAGCCCCCAGTGGATAAAGATGCCGAGGCGCGCATCGGACCACCACGGCGGCGGCTGGCGGTTGCGATCCACCAACACCTTCGGCATCCTCGTGAAGGACTCGACGGCTCGAAGGGCACGGCTCTTGGTCATCGGGAAGCTCCTGGGGCGGTGCGGATCACGGTCCGGTCAGCATCGGCCAGGGCCGTGCCGCCTCCAGCTGGAGCGCGAGCTCCAGCAAGGTGCGCTCCTGGCCGTAGCTGCCGTTGACCATCATCCCGATCGGGAGGTTGGTGTCAGCGTCGTGAGCCAGGGGCAGGCTGATCGACGGCGTCCCCGCTGCGTTGGCCACTGGCGTGAGGTGGGCCCATTCCATGACCCGGGGGAACAGCACGTCATAGGTTAGGTCCATGCCGAGGTATCCGAGGAGGGGCGGGATCTGCGCCACCGTGGGCGACAGGACCACGTCGTAGCCCTGGGTGCGAGCGGCGAGCTCCTTGCGGGTGGCCCGGAGCCGCCGCACGAGACCGGGTGCGCGGTGCCAGTTCGCCCCGAACGCGGCACCGAGGCCCTCGGTGAACTCCGTGAGCCGTTCCCGTTCGAACGCCGGGCCCCAGACCTGCCGGCCGGCCTTGACGGTGGCGGCGCCGAAGAGCTGGTAGAGCCGGAGGAAGTCGTCGGCGAACGTGGGTGCGACGGGCGGCTCGATGGGTGTCACCCGGTGGCCGAGGTCCTCGAGCAGGCGGACGGTGTCGACAAACGCGGCCTGGACCACGCCATCGACCTGACCCATCTCCGGGACGCGGCCGAGGGCGGCGATGCGCAACGGACGCTCGATCGGCCGATTCACCAGGCCCATCGGGGGCAGCTTCGGGTTGAGGTAGTGCTGCTCAGCGTGGGCGAAGTAGTGGGCCGTGTCTCGGACCGACCGGGTCACGACCCCGTCGGCCACGATGGGCACGATCTGGTGCGCCGTGTTCTTCGACGCGATCAGCCGGCCGGCGCTCGGCTTGAGGCCCACCAGGCCGCAGCACGCCGCCGGGATCCGGATGGAGCCCCCGCCGTCGGCCGCGTGGGCGATCGGGACCACCCCCGCAGCGACCATCGCAGCGGAACCGCCCGAGGACCCGCCCGCCGAGCGCTCGAGGTTCCACGGGTTCCGGGTCAGGGGCCGTCGGGGAACTCGGTGGAGGGGGTGAACCCGAACTCCGGCATCGTGGTCTTGGCGATGACCGTCATGCCCAGATCGACCATCTGCTGGACGAACGAATCGTTCTTGGCGGCGGGAGCCGCAGTCGGGAAGGCGTCCGAGCCGAACCGGGTGGGCAGCCCGGCGACGTCGACCATGTCCTTGATGAGCGTCGGGATGCCGGCGAACGCACCGCCCGCGTGGACATCGGCCTCGCGCTGAGCGTCCTCGAAGCGCTCGGCGGCGATCGCACCGAGGTGCTCGTCTGCCTCACGGGCTCGGGCGATGGCGGCCGCGGTCAGCTCCGCGACGGTGACCTCCTTGGCGGCTAGGCGCCGCAGCAGGCCGACGACATCGTCGGTTCCCAGGGCATCGTCGGTGAATGTGGAGAAGGTGGTCATGGCGGTGACGGGTTCCTCTGGTCAGGGGTGCGGGTGCATTCAGGCGTTGAGGCTGTGCATCAGCGGGCGGGTCCGCCGGTGGGCCTCCTGGAACGTTCCGGAGAGGTGGTCGTAGCGCGCCCGGTGGGTCGGGTCGGGTTCCGAGGTGTCCGCGATGGCGAGCTGGTCGGCAAGGTCCTCGGCGGACGCGATGCCGAGCTGCTCGAAGCCGAACATCGCGGTGCCGAACGAGTTCGCGAACCCGCCGTCGGCGATGCGGTGCACGGGGCGGTCCAAGACGTCGGCGAGGACCTGCGCCCAAGCCCGCGACCCGGACCCGCCACCGTAGAACGAGTACTGCGTGATCGGCCGTCCCGTGAACGTCTCGACGGGCCCCTGCACGCGGCGGAGGTTGAGGGCGATGCCCTCGGCGATTGCTCGAGCGAGGTCGTGCCGGGTCGTGCCTAGTCCCATGCCGATGAACCCGCCGCGCATCCGAGGGTCGGCTCTCGGCGCCAGCGATCCGGCGAGCCACGGGAGGAACAGGAGGCCCGCCGCCCCGGGTGCCGCGCTCGAGACGGCATCATCGAATGCCTGGTAGCGCTCCGAAGCCGACGCTGGTGCGCCGAAGGCGTCGTCGGCATAGATGTACTGGTCGAGGAAGTGATCGACGGCGGCGCCGGCCACCCCGTTCTCGGCGGCGACGAGGTGGTTCCCACCCAGCGGGCTGGGCATGGTGAACAAGGTCCGGAGCGGGTTGACCTTCTTGCGGATGGCGTGCGTCGTGATCACCGACGTCGTCCCGATCGCGAGGCCTGCGTGGTCGCCTCGCCAGGCTCCAGCGGCGATCGCCCCGGCCTGGGTGTCGTTGATGCCCGACAGCACCAGGGTGGTCGGTGGCAGTCCGAGGGCCGTGGCGGCCTCGGATGTGAGCGTCCCGACGACGCTGCCCACGGCCACCGGCTCGGGCAGCTTCGCCGGATCGATGAGCGACCGGGCAACGAGGCCGGGGTGCCACCGTGTGTCGCCCGATGCGATGGCGCCGCGGCGGTTGTCGGAGAGCATCTGCATGAACGACGAGCAGCGGTTCGCGGTGCACCGGCCGGTGAGGCGGGCCGTGAGGTAGTCGACCGGTTCGAGGAGCGCCTCGGCCCGGCCGTAGATCTCGGCTTCGCCGTAGCGGAGCCAGCGCATGTGGTTGAGACTCATCCCCGCCTCCACCGGTGCCAGCCCGTGGACCCGCACGGATTCCAGCAGGCCGGTCGGCGAGGCAGCTCGACGCGGGTAGCCGTCGAGCTTCCGGAGCCGCTTCGGCGATCCCCGGGTGTCCATCCAGGTGATCATCGGGCCCACCGGTGAGCCGTCGGCGGCGACGGGGACGATCGAGGAGTACTGGGCTGAGGCAACCACGGCCGCGATCGATGACCGGTCGACCTGCGCATGCGCCAGCGCAGCGGCCGCGGCGTCGAGCGTCGTCCGCCACACGGCCTCGGGGTCCTGCTCAGCGGCTCCGTCAGGTCTGTGGACCGTCTCGACAGAGCCGCGCGCTGTGCCCACCAGGCGGCCGTCGTCGGACACGACCGCCGCCTTGGGCCCGCTCGTGCCGAGGTCGATGGTGAGGAGGTATCGGCGGGTCACGCCGATACCTCTTCCCTAGGTGCGCCGGTCACCGCGGACGCGATCAGCGCTGGGGCGGGAGGGCGAGGGAGCGCTCGATGTACAGCGTGAGCTGCTCTCGGATGAACTCGTCGACCTCGTCGGTCATGCCGCCTTCGACGCTTCCGTAGATCGCGCCGGTGAGGGGCCGGGCATCTTCGGGCTGGGCCCGGGCGTACGCCACCGCGGCGGCGAGGTCGTCGGTCCACCGCTCGACGACCCCTGGAGCGGTCTGGGGGCGGGTCACCGCCATGTGCACGGCGTCGGGGTACTGCTGGCCGTTGAGCCGCCAGCCGAGCGACAGGAGGTGGTCGTTCACGTGGTAGATGTCGATCTCGTCGCTGGTGAACGAGAAGCAGAACGTCGGCGACCCGAGGATCCGCAGCTCGGGGTGCGCGGTGACCGCGGCCTGCATGGCGTACGAGGTGCGGAAGATCTCGTCTGCGTAGGCCCGGTACCCCTCCTTGCCGAGTCCGACGAGCGCCGCCCAGGTGGCGGCCAGCAGCCCCGCCGAGCGGGACCCGTCGATGCCGGGCGAGTTGTACTTGCCGCCGGTCCACTCGGGCAGGCAGTAGAAGACGCTGTTGCGCATCTCCTTGTCGCGAAACGCCGCCACGGACGTCCCCTTGAACCCGTAGCCGTACTTGTGCGTGTCGGCCGAGATGGTCGTGACGCCGGGGATGGAGAAGTCGAACGGCGCGATGTCGTAGCCGAGGTCGCGTCCCCACGGCAGGATGAACCCACCGAGGCAGCCGTCCACGTGGAGGCCCACGCCGCGCTCGAGCGCCAGGTCCGACATGGCCTCGATGTCGTCGATGGTGCCGTAGGGGTAGTTCCCCGCAGACCCGACGAGCGCCACCGTCTGGTCGTCGACGAGCTCGGCCATGGCCGCCACGTCGACCTGGGTCGTCTCGGGGTCGAGCGGTGCAACTCGCATCTCCATGCCGAAGAGGAAGCACCCCTTGTCGAACGCCGGGTGGGCCGAAGCGGCCTTGACCACGTTCGGCCGAGTCACGCCGCGAGCGGACCCGGCGATGCGGTACGCCAGCATGGCGTGCAAGATGCTGCCGGTGCCGCCGGTCGTCACCAGGCCCGCCGGCTCGGTGTCGGTGACGGCCCCGGCACCGAGCATGTCGAGGGTCATGGCGATGATCTCCCCTCGAACTTCGTCACGCTCGGGCACAGGTCCCGCTGCAGCGTTCATGTGCCCGAACATGGCGAACGCCTCGGCCATGTACTCGTAGTGGTCCTCGTCGCCCGAGTAGAGGGTCCCCGAGGCCTTGCCGGTGTTCCAGTGCACCCGCTCGGCGTCGGCCATGTGCCGGATCTCGGCCAGCACCTCGTCGTTCGGACGGCCCTGCTCGGGGAAGGTGCGGTGGACCTCGAAGGTCTCGGCGTAGGGGAAGTTGCGGTCGGCCATGGTGGCTCCTGTCTCGGGGATCGGACTCGGATCGGTCAGGGGTGGGCGCGCAGGCTGTCGACGAGTCGGTCGACCAGGGCCGACCACTCGTCCTGGTCCGGGAGGTCGAGGTCGAGGGCGCGGGTCAGGTGGGCCCCAAGGGCGATGATCGTGTTCATCCTCGCCATGGATCGCGCCCCCATCGTCTCGTCGAGCACGCCCGCGCCCTGGCCGGCGCGGATCTCCTCGGTCATCTGCTGCTCGTCCTGGGTCACCCAGGCCCGCACGGTCCCGGCGACGGTCTCGTCGCGCCCGGCGATCGCGAACGCCTCGACGACGAGTCGGCCCAGTTCGTGGGGTCCTCGCTCGATGACCCGGCCGGCCGCCGTGACGGTGTCGGCGATGTTCACGGTCGCCTCAGGGTCCGTACCGGCGCGCATCGCACGGTCGTAGGCCTCCTTGCCCCAGTGCTCGAGGACC
This window harbors:
- a CDS encoding TetR/AcrR family transcriptional regulator, whose amino-acid sequence is MGRRSGVTVEQTRQELVEAAARVFARHGFEGSSVADICAEAGLSTGPLYTNFGSKEALFGVVLEHWGKEAYDRAMRAGTDPEATVNIADTVTAAGRVIERGPHELGRLVVEAFAIAGRDETVAGTVRAWVTQDEQQMTEEIRAGQGAGVLDETMGARSMARMNTIIALGAHLTRALDLDLPDQDEWSALVDRLVDSLRAHP
- a CDS encoding FGGY-family carbohydrate kinase, which codes for MTRRYLLTIDLGTSGPKAAVVSDDGRLVGTARGSVETVHRPDGAAEQDPEAVWRTTLDAAAAALAHAQVDRSSIAAVVASAQYSSIVPVAADGSPVGPMITWMDTRGSPKRLRKLDGYPRRAASPTGLLESVRVHGLAPVEAGMSLNHMRWLRYGEAEIYGRAEALLEPVDYLTARLTGRCTANRCSSFMQMLSDNRRGAIASGDTRWHPGLVARSLIDPAKLPEPVAVGSVVGTLTSEAATALGLPPTTLVLSGINDTQAGAIAAGAWRGDHAGLAIGTTSVITTHAIRKKVNPLRTLFTMPSPLGGNHLVAAENGVAGAAVDHFLDQYIYADDAFGAPASASERYQAFDDAVSSAAPGAAGLLFLPWLAGSLAPRADPRMRGGFIGMGLGTTRHDLARAIAEGIALNLRRVQGPVETFTGRPITQYSFYGGGSGSRAWAQVLADVLDRPVHRIADGGFANSFGTAMFGFEQLGIASAEDLADQLAIADTSEPDPTHRARYDHLSGTFQEAHRRTRPLMHSLNA
- a CDS encoding aspartate aminotransferase family protein, translated to MADRNFPYAETFEVHRTFPEQGRPNDEVLAEIRHMADAERVHWNTGKASGTLYSGDEDHYEYMAEAFAMFGHMNAAAGPVPERDEVRGEIIAMTLDMLGAGAVTDTEPAGLVTTGGTGSILHAMLAYRIAGSARGVTRPNVVKAASAHPAFDKGCFLFGMEMRVAPLDPETTQVDVAAMAELVDDQTVALVGSAGNYPYGTIDDIEAMSDLALERGVGLHVDGCLGGFILPWGRDLGYDIAPFDFSIPGVTTISADTHKYGYGFKGTSVAAFRDKEMRNSVFYCLPEWTGGKYNSPGIDGSRSAGLLAATWAALVGLGKEGYRAYADEIFRTSYAMQAAVTAHPELRILGSPTFCFSFTSDEIDIYHVNDHLLSLGWRLNGQQYPDAVHMAVTRPQTAPGVVERWTDDLAAAVAYARAQPEDARPLTGAIYGSVEGGMTDEVDEFIREQLTLYIERSLALPPQR